From Paenibacillus sp. V4I7, one genomic window encodes:
- a CDS encoding CDP-alcohol phosphatidyltransferase family protein has translation MNIPNMLTISRFVLIPVYLVIFFNGHIQVAFFILLAAGLTDILDGYIARTRGLITPVGVMLDPLADKSMMIAVILSLLISELIPWQAAAAMFIRDLGMIMGSAFFHFRGKLTVPANVMGKLTTVLYYFAILFIVFHLTFAITYLWFVIGVSFLTSFIYIIQFLVLNRGAKLK, from the coding sequence TTGAATATACCGAACATGCTCACCATCAGCAGGTTTGTTCTAATCCCTGTGTACCTCGTGATTTTTTTTAATGGCCATATCCAAGTTGCCTTTTTTATTTTACTGGCAGCCGGACTTACGGATATCCTAGATGGCTATATCGCAAGAACGCGCGGGCTTATCACACCAGTTGGTGTCATGCTGGATCCACTCGCGGATAAGAGCATGATGATTGCAGTGATCCTATCTCTGCTCATCTCAGAGTTGATTCCTTGGCAGGCAGCTGCGGCGATGTTCATTCGTGATTTAGGTATGATTATGGGCTCTGCTTTCTTTCACTTTAGGGGCAAATTAACGGTTCCCGCCAATGTGATGGGAAAGTTAACGACGGTTCTGTACTATTTTGCTATCCTCTTCATCGTTTTTCATTTAACATTTGCCATTACCTATTTGTGGTTTGTAATCGGGGTCTCATTCCTAACTTCCTTCATTTATATTATTCAGTTCCTTGTATTAAATCGAGGAGCCAAATTGAAATAA
- a CDS encoding DNA-directed RNA polymerase subunit beta, whose protein sequence is MSDKPAPPKKKPRPKWLHIIWLIFKIIRIPVLCVLAVFIGLWIGYTKLGHQPAGEIFHMSTWRHLYDLVFAN, encoded by the coding sequence ATGTCAGACAAGCCTGCTCCACCAAAGAAGAAACCAAGGCCGAAATGGCTTCATATTATATGGCTTATTTTCAAAATCATTCGTATTCCAGTGCTATGCGTGCTGGCTGTTTTTATCGGCCTATGGATAGGCTATACCAAGCTTGGTCATCAGCCAGCGGGGGAAATCTTTCATATGAGTACTTGGCGGCATTTATACGATCTGGTATTTGCGAATTAA
- a CDS encoding flagellar hook-basal body protein gives MNNSMINSSVSMHSLQQKLDILSNNIANVNTNGFKKKEASFEDVLTNVKTQPEGFRQQGRFSPLGFNQGWGSKLVQIQTNLSQGPIQPTGEVTDFAIQGDGLFEVSISKADENGNPVFQPAWTRNGAFSLSPDATGGTVLTTKEGHFITGVDGNPIRIPAGFRPVVEPNGTIKGYNEQDPSAAPINLGQIKLVRVVRPQLLQDVGDNLYAIPNGITAAEKANILQDVNPLVDNPANRVSLMQGFLEQSNVTLADEMTDLVIVQRALQLNSRAITSSDQMMNIANNLRA, from the coding sequence ATGAACAACTCCATGATTAACTCATCGGTATCCATGCATAGCTTACAGCAAAAGCTGGATATTCTCTCCAATAACATTGCGAATGTGAATACGAACGGTTTTAAGAAGAAGGAAGCTTCCTTCGAGGACGTTCTGACTAACGTCAAGACGCAGCCAGAAGGATTCCGTCAGCAAGGCCGGTTCTCACCACTTGGTTTTAACCAAGGGTGGGGCTCGAAGTTAGTTCAAATCCAGACGAATTTGTCTCAAGGACCTATTCAGCCCACGGGTGAAGTGACGGATTTTGCGATTCAAGGGGACGGGCTGTTTGAAGTATCCATCAGTAAGGCAGATGAGAACGGCAACCCCGTGTTCCAGCCAGCGTGGACTCGTAATGGTGCTTTCAGTTTAAGTCCGGATGCGACTGGCGGAACCGTGCTTACAACCAAAGAAGGTCACTTCATTACTGGCGTGGATGGCAACCCGATTCGTATACCTGCTGGTTTTCGACCTGTCGTTGAACCGAACGGTACGATCAAAGGATACAATGAGCAGGATCCAAGTGCAGCACCCATTAATTTGGGACAGATCAAGCTAGTTCGCGTTGTACGTCCACAACTGCTCCAAGACGTTGGAGATAACCTTTATGCGATTCCTAATGGCATAACGGCTGCGGAGAAGGCGAATATCTTACAAGATGTGAACCCCTTGGTTGATAACCCGGCAAACCGTGTTAGCCTTATGCAGGGTTTTCTGGAGCAATCCAATGTTACTCTTGCGGATGAAATGACAGATCTGGTGATCGTGCAAAGAGCGCTTCAACTCAATTCCCGAGCTATTACATCCTCGGATCAGATGATGAATATCGCTAATAATTTGCGCGCCTGA
- a CDS encoding flagellar hook-basal body protein gives MLRGLYTAAAGMISEQRRHDTITNNIANINSPGFKQGNALSRSFPEMLISTIRGGQGASTAPLGRMSLGVFSEESISIHAQGDLQETQNPFDFALVSNIQVPGMTFDASGKFVSPDGERTFQPQALFTVLNADGEQRYSLNGKFTVDTAGQLVNANGNLVLGRDGQPLLLIDGAGQPIHSFKVTDKGEFLDGNGLPLLGPTGQPVGLMLSRAENPNLLLREGNGLLRINPGDEATVTQVAVGDQVEVRQGFIERSNVDSAQSMVDMMSALRAYEANQKVIQSYDKSMEKAANEVGRV, from the coding sequence ATGTTAAGAGGACTGTATACCGCGGCGGCAGGCATGATCTCCGAACAGCGCAGACACGACACCATTACGAATAATATTGCCAACATTAATTCCCCAGGATTTAAACAAGGCAATGCTTTGTCTCGATCGTTCCCGGAGATGCTGATATCGACGATTCGCGGTGGACAAGGTGCCTCGACAGCTCCCCTTGGGAGGATGAGTTTAGGTGTATTCTCCGAGGAGAGTATCTCCATTCATGCGCAGGGCGATTTGCAGGAAACGCAAAACCCCTTCGATTTTGCCCTTGTTTCGAACATACAAGTGCCTGGTATGACCTTTGATGCTTCAGGTAAGTTCGTGAGTCCGGACGGAGAACGCACGTTCCAGCCGCAGGCACTGTTTACGGTGTTGAACGCGGATGGTGAGCAGCGGTATTCCTTGAACGGAAAGTTCACCGTTGATACTGCAGGCCAGCTAGTTAATGCCAACGGGAACCTTGTGCTAGGCCGAGATGGACAACCCTTGCTGTTGATTGATGGAGCGGGTCAGCCGATTCACTCCTTCAAGGTGACAGACAAGGGTGAGTTCCTTGATGGGAATGGTCTTCCGCTTCTGGGGCCGACTGGCCAACCCGTAGGATTGATGCTCTCGCGTGCAGAGAATCCGAATCTATTGCTGCGTGAAGGTAACGGGCTGCTGCGCATTAATCCAGGCGACGAAGCGACTGTAACCCAGGTTGCTGTAGGTGACCAAGTAGAGGTTCGTCAAGGCTTCATAGAACGCTCTAATGTTGACTCCGCGCAATCGATGGTCGATATGATGTCAGCGCTTCGTGCTTATGAAGCCAACCAAAAAGTCATCCAATCTTATGATAAAAGTATGGAAAAAGCCGCGAATGAAGTTGGGCGCGTCTAA
- a CDS encoding rod shape-determining protein yields MLSKDIGIDLGTANVLIHVKGRGVVLDEPSVVAIESDTKRVLAVGEEAFRMVGRTPGNIIAIRPLKDGVIADFDITEMMLKHFIAKVGGKNWYSHPRILICAPTNITSVEQKAIREAAERSGAREVFMEEEPKAAAIGAGMDIFQPSGNMVVDIGGGTTDVAVLSMGDIVTSSSIKIAGDKFDIAITKYIKNKYKLLIGERTSEDIKLKIGTVYPHGRDQEMDIRGRDMVSGLPLTITIHSSEVQEALWDPVSSIVTAAKSVLERTPPELSADIIDRGVILTGGGALLHGLDQLLADELKVPVLIAEDPMSCVVKGTGIMLDNLDKVTKRKF; encoded by the coding sequence ATGTTAAGCAAGGATATTGGAATAGATCTCGGCACGGCAAATGTGCTTATTCATGTAAAAGGACGCGGTGTCGTGCTCGATGAGCCTTCCGTAGTAGCGATTGAAAGCGATACGAAACGCGTGCTGGCTGTTGGAGAAGAAGCTTTCCGCATGGTGGGTAGAACTCCAGGCAACATTATCGCGATTCGTCCATTGAAAGATGGCGTTATAGCGGACTTTGATATTACGGAAATGATGTTGAAGCATTTTATCGCAAAAGTAGGGGGCAAGAATTGGTATTCTCATCCGAGAATACTGATCTGCGCCCCTACCAACATCACCTCGGTTGAGCAGAAGGCGATTCGCGAAGCAGCTGAGCGCAGCGGTGCCCGAGAGGTATTCATGGAAGAAGAACCGAAGGCAGCAGCAATTGGTGCCGGCATGGACATCTTCCAGCCTAGCGGCAATATGGTTGTAGATATCGGCGGAGGGACGACGGATGTGGCTGTGTTATCCATGGGTGACATCGTCACCTCCTCCTCCATTAAGATTGCAGGCGACAAATTCGATATTGCGATCACGAAATATATCAAAAATAAGTACAAGCTGCTGATTGGTGAACGGACGAGCGAAGATATTAAGCTGAAAATCGGAACGGTATATCCACACGGTAGAGATCAAGAGATGGATATTCGCGGTAGAGATATGGTATCCGGTTTACCACTTACAATCACGATTCACTCCAGTGAAGTTCAGGAAGCGCTGTGGGATCCAGTATCCTCCATCGTGACTGCGGCGAAGAGTGTATTGGAGCGAACACCTCCAGAGCTATCGGCAGACATTATTGACCGCGGTGTTATTTTGACAGGTGGCGGAGCTTTGCTGCATGGGCTCGACCAACTGCTGGCGGACGAACTGAAAGTACCTGTATTAATTGCGGAAGATCCGATGTCCTGTGTCGTTAAAGGAACAGGTATTATGCTCGATAACTTAGATAAGGTTACCAAACGTAAATTTTAA
- the spoIIID gene encoding sporulation transcriptional regulator SpoIIID: protein MHDYIKERTIKIGTCIVETKNTVRTIAKEFGVSKSTVHKDLTERLPEINPDLANQVKHILEYHKSIRHLRGGEATKIKYRKTRNPKLSENLVTVKS, encoded by the coding sequence GTGCACGATTACATCAAAGAGCGAACCATTAAGATTGGTACCTGTATCGTCGAGACCAAGAATACGGTTCGCACCATTGCGAAGGAATTCGGCGTTTCCAAAAGCACGGTGCACAAGGATTTGACGGAAAGACTACCGGAAATCAACCCGGACCTGGCCAATCAGGTGAAGCACATTCTGGAGTATCACAAATCCATCAGGCACCTTAGGGGAGGAGAAGCGACGAAAATTAAGTACCGAAAAACTCGAAATCCGAAGCTTTCCGAAAACCTGGTCACGGTCAAGTCCTAA
- a CDS encoding M23 family metallopeptidase → MNDQNKGFQNEEAPKTAQGAQSTTSTWKRLLAKKWVFPATYMAAAAIILTLMWVYQDAGTKTVSQEDLGIKVSSDKATDTTKAPDGAVAVNAQTETIQWPVKDRTLVDVSIPFYDTNATNEVKQTAMIQYNDQLTPHTAIDLKAKDGAAFEVLAALSGKVTAVEQNPVVGSLVEITHSNGLISVYQSLSEVKVAKGAEVKKGDIIAKAGRNEFEKEEGVHLHFEVRQVSDNAAINPETLLNAKQ, encoded by the coding sequence ATGAATGATCAAAACAAAGGTTTTCAAAACGAAGAAGCTCCTAAAACTGCACAAGGAGCGCAAAGTACGACATCCACATGGAAGAGGTTGCTTGCTAAGAAGTGGGTATTCCCAGCAACGTATATGGCAGCAGCAGCAATTATCTTAACCTTAATGTGGGTGTACCAGGACGCCGGGACGAAGACAGTCAGCCAAGAAGATCTGGGCATTAAGGTTAGCAGCGACAAAGCGACAGACACTACCAAAGCACCGGACGGGGCGGTCGCGGTCAACGCACAAACCGAAACGATTCAGTGGCCTGTTAAAGACAGAACACTGGTTGATGTCTCCATCCCCTTCTATGACACGAATGCAACGAATGAAGTGAAGCAGACGGCAATGATCCAATATAACGATCAATTGACGCCGCATACTGCTATTGACTTGAAAGCCAAAGATGGCGCTGCCTTCGAAGTATTAGCTGCTCTGAGTGGCAAGGTGACAGCGGTTGAACAGAATCCGGTTGTTGGCAGTCTCGTTGAAATTACGCACAGCAATGGTTTGATCAGTGTTTACCAAAGCTTGTCCGAGGTGAAAGTAGCCAAAGGCGCTGAAGTGAAAAAAGGCGACATCATCGCAAAAGCAGGACGCAACGAGTTCGAGAAAGAGGAAGGCGTGCATCTGCACTTTGAAGTCCGCCAAGTTAGCGATAATGCAGCGATTAATCCAGAAACACTTTTAAACGCTAAGCAGTAA
- the spoIID gene encoding stage II sporulation protein D, with translation MMFKKKRVLGKGVILWMAVCLSSMLCVTIIVPGLLVKKIPDGSAIPPIQIAKNGLTKETINEQGLMIPVYLTKKAIIETVPLEQYVKGVLAAEMPVEFELEALKAQAMAARTYVVRRVLEKDYSNMPVSDALVTDTIAHQAYLTEQELRDRWDKRYETNMAKIDRAVNETKDLILTYEHKPINATFFSTSNGYTENSEDYWPFKSPYLRSVPSPWDIKLSSRYQETVDFSYKSMLQKLGVTSIATTGTSTKNMKVLAWSAGHRIKTITIGGKIFSGREVREKLGLASSQFTWKWSGSKITITTYGYGHGVGLSQWGANGMAKEGKTAEQIATYYYTGISIEKATPFIRKS, from the coding sequence ATGATGTTCAAGAAGAAACGCGTGCTGGGCAAAGGGGTCATCCTTTGGATGGCTGTTTGCCTATCTTCCATGCTATGTGTGACTATTATTGTTCCAGGATTGCTAGTTAAGAAGATTCCGGATGGCAGCGCGATACCTCCCATCCAAATTGCGAAAAACGGACTGACCAAGGAAACAATCAACGAACAAGGCCTAATGATACCCGTGTATCTGACCAAGAAAGCAATAATTGAGACGGTACCGCTGGAACAGTATGTGAAAGGTGTGCTTGCCGCCGAAATGCCAGTTGAATTCGAACTGGAGGCGCTCAAAGCGCAGGCTATGGCGGCTAGGACTTATGTCGTGCGTAGAGTGCTAGAGAAGGATTACAGCAACATGCCGGTTAGCGATGCACTTGTGACTGACACAATTGCGCATCAAGCTTATCTCACGGAACAAGAGCTAAGAGACAGATGGGACAAGCGTTACGAGACGAATATGGCCAAAATCGATAGAGCCGTGAACGAAACGAAAGATCTAATCCTCACTTATGAGCATAAACCTATCAACGCCACCTTTTTCTCGACAAGTAATGGATACACCGAAAACTCGGAAGATTACTGGCCGTTCAAGAGTCCCTACCTGCGCAGTGTGCCAAGCCCCTGGGATATAAAGCTATCTTCTCGCTATCAAGAAACCGTTGATTTTAGTTACAAGAGTATGCTTCAGAAGCTAGGCGTTACGAGTATAGCAACAACAGGTACGAGCACCAAAAATATGAAAGTGCTGGCGTGGTCGGCCGGCCACCGGATTAAAACCATAACTATTGGCGGTAAAATATTTTCAGGTCGTGAAGTACGAGAGAAGCTAGGACTAGCATCCTCTCAATTTACGTGGAAATGGTCAGGCTCCAAAATCACGATTACCACCTACGGATATGGCCACGGTGTTGGCTTAAGTCAATGGGGCGCCAATGGTATGGCGAAGGAAGGTAAAACCGCGGAGCAAATCGCAACCTACTATTACACAGGCATCTCTATCGAAAAAGCGACACCTTTTATCCGAAAATCGTAA
- the murA gene encoding UDP-N-acetylglucosamine 1-carboxyvinyltransferase: MSKIIVRGGRKLAGNVKINGAKNAVLPIIAASILGSEGESVIHDAPPLDDVLVINKVLQSLGIEVEYNRQVIRVRAHNINTCEASYDLVRKMRASFLVMGPLLARLGQARISLPGGCAIGTRPIDQHLKGFEAMGADIELGQGYIEAKVKGRLKGAKIYLDVASVGATENIMMAATLAEGTTIIENAAKEPEIVDLANYLNAMGATIRGAGTGVIRIEGVEKLRGVVHTVIPDRVEAGTYMIAAAITGSELYMEGAIGDHLRPVISKMQEMGVIIEEDENGIRVSASGPLRAVDVKTLPYPGFPTDMQSQMMALLMVADGTSLVTETVFENRFMHVEEFSNMNAHIKVDGRTAIVSGNAKLQGAKVCATDLRAGAALILAALAAEGETEITGVHHIDRGYVDITDVLRELGADIYRSVPQEVEQEAAELGFFNIQPTLA; this comes from the coding sequence ATGAGCAAAATTATCGTCCGCGGTGGCCGAAAGTTAGCTGGCAATGTGAAAATCAACGGAGCAAAGAATGCGGTTCTACCGATTATTGCAGCTTCCATTCTGGGTTCGGAAGGTGAAAGCGTCATCCATGATGCGCCTCCCCTTGACGATGTACTAGTCATTAATAAAGTATTGCAAAGCTTAGGTATTGAAGTGGAATATAACCGTCAGGTTATTCGAGTTCGTGCTCACAACATTAACACATGTGAAGCATCTTATGATCTAGTCCGTAAAATGAGAGCCTCTTTCCTCGTGATGGGTCCTTTGTTAGCAAGGCTTGGTCAAGCGAGAATTTCGCTCCCTGGCGGCTGTGCGATTGGCACTAGGCCAATTGATCAGCATCTCAAAGGCTTTGAAGCAATGGGTGCCGATATTGAACTGGGTCAAGGGTATATCGAAGCTAAAGTGAAAGGGCGCCTGAAGGGTGCCAAGATTTATCTCGATGTAGCCAGTGTAGGAGCAACTGAGAACATCATGATGGCAGCTACGCTCGCTGAAGGCACAACCATCATTGAGAATGCTGCTAAAGAGCCGGAAATTGTCGATTTGGCGAATTACTTGAATGCCATGGGCGCAACGATTCGCGGGGCAGGAACAGGTGTTATTCGCATAGAAGGCGTAGAGAAACTTCGTGGGGTTGTACATACGGTTATTCCGGATCGCGTAGAAGCGGGTACATATATGATTGCCGCAGCTATTACTGGTAGTGAACTGTATATGGAGGGCGCTATTGGCGACCATCTCCGACCTGTTATTTCTAAAATGCAAGAAATGGGCGTTATCATCGAAGAAGATGAGAACGGTATTCGTGTCAGCGCTTCGGGGCCGCTTCGCGCGGTTGATGTGAAGACGCTGCCGTATCCGGGCTTCCCAACCGATATGCAGTCGCAAATGATGGCGCTGCTGATGGTGGCAGACGGCACGAGTCTCGTGACTGAGACCGTGTTCGAGAATCGGTTCATGCATGTCGAGGAATTCTCGAACATGAACGCTCATATCAAAGTCGATGGCCGTACAGCTATCGTGAGTGGTAATGCCAAGCTGCAGGGTGCGAAAGTATGCGCAACAGACCTGCGTGCAGGGGCGGCGCTTATTCTAGCGGCGTTAGCTGCAGAAGGTGAAACCGAGATTACAGGCGTTCACCATATTGATCGCGGCTATGTTGATATTACCGACGTACTGCGTGAGCTAGGTGCCGATATTTACAGATCGGTGCCGCAAGAAGTGGAGCAGGAAGCTGCGGAGTTGGGTTTTTTCAACATCCAGCCGACGCTTGCTTAG
- a CDS encoding DUF1146 family protein, translating to MADTDKWNEAAKYASMMNMVDIAVYIMCIGLSWWALQAFRFDVLLKRPKAAQAIMLQILLSIALGHLVASFFIQYLGLSMGFGKMF from the coding sequence ATGGCAGATACAGACAAATGGAATGAAGCGGCGAAATATGCTTCGATGATGAATATGGTGGATATTGCTGTCTACATCATGTGTATTGGCCTATCGTGGTGGGCGCTGCAAGCGTTCCGCTTCGATGTCCTGCTCAAAAGGCCTAAGGCCGCACAAGCGATTATGCTGCAAATTTTGCTTTCTATTGCACTCGGACATCTGGTCGCGAGCTTTTTCATCCAATATTTAGGCCTGTCCATGGGCTTTGGTAAGATGTTTTAA
- a CDS encoding S8 family serine peptidase, producing the protein MKRTRHLWLIVLMMLVVELTGMITKVEAAYPVSTDPMRVKQTYLDMIHIDQAWAAAGDSRTPIVVAVVDTGVDLVHPDLVGNLVDGVNLLQPSKKPQDDNGHGTNVAGIIAATFNNDKGIAGIAPNAKIMPIKALEADGTGGEAKLGEGIKYAVDHGAKIVVLSLGLNKYSDYMAGIVQYAEDRNVLLVAAVGNESTSVKYPAAYPTVLAVGGVNSERLADPRSNFGPELDLVAPWDVYTTALGGGYQYQDGSSMSAPQVAAAAALVRGKYPSMNVYQVRAQLEQTAEDLASGGWDSKTGYGLLRVDLALTKPYVEDYFEPNENMNQAAKLPVHTAVKAVISSAQDQDWYAIDAPYDGFIKLWLNSADSSGVRVRFDSGETFIASSTSDGSQPFMVSVTKGRTYVQLQTVDRSRKTALNYSMRTDFAIYKDPFEDNDKQYKAFVLPDRSQSIRGTFHQKGDLDWFAIPLEHSGAMRVRLSVDTGRIDPMILFQKEGEKSITIDQAGDGGLEVSSQMDLLPGHYYIRISNVKDYSEPITGEYTLEIEYTPKLIDPNEPNDKSYQATFAAMNSVYEGVFSKNDDFDWFEFRMSKDSLAQVRLTNIPTSRILYATLYDSSLKEQGFYRNDYGSDQFFIEKTLPAGTYYIKLQANQWFMSQMYRFKVDSYTLVSGFVDIEGHWAQDAISQLTEQGVISGYGNYRFAPNQPITRAEAATVLTRALKLSKRQELSFSDMDASHWAYDYVAKAVQANIVDGYPGGTFGPDRTLTRMEMTQMLARSMNMTGKKRGNSPFSDVNDTYWGVGILKQMSADGWISGYSDGTFRPDEQATRAEFVTLLAKVINR; encoded by the coding sequence ATGAAACGTACTCGACACCTTTGGCTCATCGTACTGATGATGCTTGTTGTGGAACTTACAGGGATGATAACTAAAGTAGAAGCAGCCTACCCGGTGTCGACGGATCCTATGAGGGTGAAACAAACCTATCTGGACATGATTCACATCGATCAAGCATGGGCTGCAGCAGGAGATTCCCGGACGCCCATCGTAGTAGCGGTCGTCGATACGGGCGTTGATCTTGTACATCCTGATTTAGTAGGTAATTTAGTAGATGGCGTGAACCTGCTTCAGCCTTCGAAAAAGCCTCAAGATGATAATGGACATGGAACGAACGTAGCAGGTATCATTGCGGCCACGTTCAATAACGATAAAGGGATTGCAGGCATAGCCCCTAATGCCAAGATTATGCCAATCAAAGCGTTAGAGGCCGACGGAACAGGCGGCGAAGCGAAGCTTGGTGAAGGCATCAAGTACGCAGTGGATCACGGCGCGAAAATCGTAGTGCTTTCCCTAGGGCTGAACAAATACTCCGATTATATGGCAGGCATTGTGCAGTATGCAGAGGATCGTAATGTACTGCTCGTTGCCGCTGTTGGCAATGAAAGTACAAGTGTGAAATACCCTGCGGCCTATCCAACTGTTCTAGCTGTAGGGGGCGTTAACTCAGAAAGGCTTGCTGACCCTCGTTCGAACTTTGGGCCGGAGCTGGATCTTGTGGCGCCCTGGGATGTATACACAACAGCACTCGGGGGCGGCTATCAGTATCAAGATGGAAGCTCCATGTCTGCACCACAGGTTGCCGCAGCAGCAGCTTTGGTAAGGGGCAAGTACCCGAGCATGAACGTGTATCAAGTTCGCGCGCAGCTCGAGCAGACGGCAGAAGACTTGGCGTCAGGGGGCTGGGATTCCAAAACGGGCTATGGCTTGTTAAGAGTGGATTTGGCACTTACGAAGCCGTACGTTGAGGATTACTTTGAGCCTAACGAAAATATGAATCAGGCTGCCAAATTGCCGGTTCATACGGCTGTTAAAGCTGTAATTAGCTCGGCACAAGACCAAGATTGGTACGCTATTGATGCGCCCTATGATGGGTTTATTAAATTATGGTTGAACAGTGCAGATAGCTCGGGTGTCCGAGTGCGATTTGATTCCGGAGAAACGTTTATCGCGAGTAGTACCTCGGACGGAAGTCAGCCTTTCATGGTCTCTGTGACCAAAGGGCGCACGTACGTGCAGCTGCAGACGGTGGATCGTTCCCGCAAGACAGCTTTAAATTACTCGATGCGAACGGATTTTGCTATTTATAAGGATCCATTTGAGGATAATGATAAGCAGTATAAAGCATTCGTTTTACCTGACCGGAGTCAATCTATCCGTGGTACTTTTCATCAAAAAGGAGATCTGGATTGGTTTGCAATACCCTTAGAACACTCAGGTGCAATGCGCGTAAGGCTATCCGTAGATACAGGGCGCATAGATCCAATGATCCTTTTTCAGAAAGAAGGGGAGAAGTCGATTACGATTGACCAAGCCGGTGACGGAGGTCTCGAAGTCAGCTCGCAAATGGATTTGCTTCCAGGTCATTATTACATTCGTATTAGCAATGTGAAGGATTACTCGGAGCCGATTACGGGTGAGTACACGCTAGAAATTGAATACACGCCAAAGCTGATCGATCCGAATGAGCCGAATGATAAATCGTACCAAGCTACTTTTGCTGCGATGAATTCCGTGTATGAGGGTGTATTTAGCAAAAACGATGACTTTGATTGGTTCGAATTCCGCATGAGCAAAGACAGCTTAGCTCAAGTGCGTTTAACGAACATTCCGACATCTCGCATTTTGTATGCAACCTTATATGATAGTTCTTTGAAGGAACAAGGTTTTTATAGAAATGATTATGGCTCTGACCAATTTTTTATCGAGAAAACCCTACCCGCAGGCACCTATTACATTAAACTTCAAGCCAATCAATGGTTTATGAGTCAAATGTATCGATTTAAAGTAGACAGTTACACCTTGGTGAGTGGATTTGTCGATATTGAGGGGCACTGGGCACAGGACGCCATTAGCCAGCTTACAGAGCAAGGTGTGATTAGCGGTTATGGGAACTATCGTTTTGCTCCAAATCAGCCCATTACACGTGCGGAGGCAGCAACGGTATTGACGCGAGCTTTGAAGCTGTCTAAGCGTCAGGAGCTGAGTTTCAGCGATATGGATGCTTCGCATTGGGCTTACGATTACGTAGCCAAAGCGGTTCAAGCGAATATTGTGGACGGCTACCCAGGCGGAACATTCGGGCCTGACCGTACGCTTACACGTATGGAGATGACACAGATGCTTGCACGCAGCATGAATATGACAGGGAAAAAACGGGGCAACTCACCTTTTAGCGATGTGAACGATACGTATTGGGGTGTGGGGATCCTGAAGCAAATGTCGGCGGATGGTTGGATAAGCGGCTATTCGGACGGCACCTTCCGGCCTGATGAGCAAGCAACACGAGCTGAATTCGTAACACTGCTCGCTAAAGTAATCAATCGGTAA